One Arthrobacter sp. StoSoilB19 DNA window includes the following coding sequences:
- a CDS encoding ABC transporter substrate-binding protein, which produces MPSSTSRRTVIKAGAVLMALGMTSCTGTPSPSPTSGTPSSARAEPDATFSFGTAAQPLGLDPALSSDVESQRITRQILEGLVGVDQTTGKPTPLLATEWNESNEGRTYTFKLRSGVTFQDGTPFNADAVCANFNRWFAFPAELRRQAPGSSFKSVFKAHSDEPGLSIFKSCTAVSADTVQIDLTQRFTAFLQALTLPAFAIASPAALAAGTADVLDQNRGGQAMSRFATNPVGTGPFTLAAWGSDSVTLSSNKTYWGDRGQIATINFQAYNHPQIRLQALLDGKIDGYDAVTVGNFDQLVKRGKQIVQRDPFSVMYVGMNQDIPVLQNQKIRQAVELAIDKETLIRKFFIDNTAKATQFVPPKISGFNNDAPALGHDPLKAKDYLKEGGYAGEELKFYYPMNVTRPYLPTPEKVYAELSRQLTAVGFNIRPVPVDWSDGYLQKVQSAGDHALHILGWNGSYSDADNFVGPLFGEKNGEFGYQDPQVFSKINRARGLPDGKERDELYHTINAQIAATVPAVPIAFPISALALSDRVLSYPASPVLNEVFTKVQLKP; this is translated from the coding sequence GTGCCCAGCAGTACATCGCGGCGAACGGTCATCAAGGCCGGCGCCGTCCTCATGGCGCTGGGCATGACGTCATGCACCGGGACGCCGTCCCCTTCCCCCACATCCGGAACGCCCAGTTCCGCGCGGGCGGAGCCTGATGCCACCTTCAGTTTCGGCACGGCCGCCCAGCCCCTGGGACTGGATCCCGCCCTGTCCAGCGACGTGGAGTCGCAGCGCATCACCCGCCAGATCCTTGAAGGCCTTGTGGGCGTGGACCAGACCACCGGCAAGCCGACCCCGCTGCTGGCCACGGAATGGAACGAGTCCAACGAGGGCCGGACCTACACCTTCAAGCTCCGCTCCGGGGTTACGTTCCAGGACGGCACGCCATTCAACGCCGATGCCGTCTGCGCCAACTTCAACCGCTGGTTCGCGTTTCCCGCCGAGTTGCGGAGGCAGGCGCCAGGCAGCTCGTTCAAGAGCGTGTTCAAGGCGCACTCGGACGAGCCCGGATTGTCCATCTTCAAGAGCTGCACGGCGGTCTCGGCCGACACCGTCCAGATCGACCTGACGCAGCGCTTCACGGCGTTCCTCCAGGCACTGACCCTGCCGGCTTTCGCCATTGCGTCCCCTGCGGCCCTTGCCGCCGGCACGGCAGACGTCCTGGACCAGAACCGGGGCGGCCAGGCCATGTCCAGGTTCGCCACGAACCCCGTCGGCACCGGGCCCTTCACCCTGGCGGCGTGGGGCAGCGACAGTGTCACCCTCTCCAGCAACAAGACCTACTGGGGCGACCGCGGCCAGATCGCCACCATCAATTTCCAGGCCTACAACCATCCCCAGATTCGCCTCCAGGCCCTGCTGGACGGAAAGATCGACGGCTATGACGCCGTGACCGTGGGGAATTTCGACCAACTGGTCAAGCGCGGCAAACAGATTGTGCAGCGCGACCCGTTCTCGGTGATGTACGTCGGCATGAACCAGGACATCCCGGTACTGCAGAACCAGAAGATCCGGCAGGCGGTGGAGCTTGCGATCGACAAGGAAACCCTGATCCGGAAGTTCTTTATCGACAACACGGCCAAAGCCACGCAGTTTGTCCCGCCCAAGATCAGCGGCTTCAACAATGACGCCCCGGCACTGGGGCACGATCCGTTGAAGGCCAAGGATTACCTCAAGGAGGGCGGCTACGCGGGCGAGGAACTGAAGTTCTACTACCCCATGAACGTCACCCGGCCCTACCTGCCCACGCCGGAAAAGGTTTACGCCGAGCTCAGCCGCCAGCTCACCGCCGTCGGCTTCAATATCCGTCCTGTCCCCGTGGACTGGTCGGACGGCTACCTCCAGAAGGTCCAGTCCGCCGGCGACCACGCGCTCCACATCCTCGGCTGGAACGGCTCGTACTCGGACGCGGACAACTTCGTCGGCCCTCTCTTCGGAGAGAAGAACGGCGAGTTCGGCTACCAGGATCCCCAGGTGTTCTCGAAGATCAACCGGGCACGGGGACTGCCTGACGGCAAGGAACGGGATGAGCTTTATCACACCATCAATGCCCAGATCGCCGCGACCGTGCCGGCAGTCCCCATCGCCTTCCCCATCTCCGCGCTTGCCCTGTCAGACCGGGTGCTGAGCTACCCTGCATCGCCGGTCTTAAACGAAGTTTTCACGAAGGTCCAGCTAAAGCCTTGA
- a CDS encoding malate:quinone oxidoreductase, with translation MTFISKTPHADVVLIGGGIMSATLGAFLKQLEPDWTISLFERLDQPGRESSDPWNNAGTGHAALCELNYSPAAKDGSVNPGKALLINEQFQLSRQFWSHLVDNNLIGSPKGFINTVPHMSFVIGEDHSRFLKTRYEALKPHPLFRSMEYSEDHAQIAKWAPLIVKGRDPQQRIAATRAAEGTDVDFGALTRELVTYLGHNGVEINYNHDVTGISRASDGGWDLTLKYPKSGEHGKIHAKFVFVGAGGGALHLLQASGIPESKGYGGFPVSGQFFRCTDEAIAAQHSAKVYGQASVGAPPMSVPHLDTRYVNGKRSLLFGPYAGFSTNFLKNGSYLDLPLSIRPGNIIPMLAVAKDNMDLTAYLVKEVVKRHDQKVEALREYYPEAKGGDWELITAGQRVQIIKKDPQKGGILQFGTEVIAGRDGSIGALLGASPGASTAVPIMIELLQKTFPKNFKGWQGKLKDMMPGYGVKLDENPNLAAELERATAASLQLESVSASH, from the coding sequence GTGACCTTCATTTCCAAGACCCCACACGCCGACGTTGTCCTGATAGGCGGCGGCATCATGAGCGCCACCCTGGGGGCATTCCTCAAGCAGCTGGAGCCGGACTGGACCATCTCCCTGTTCGAACGGCTGGACCAGCCGGGCCGCGAAAGCTCGGACCCCTGGAACAACGCGGGCACGGGCCACGCCGCCCTCTGCGAACTCAACTACTCCCCCGCAGCCAAAGACGGCTCGGTCAACCCCGGCAAGGCACTGCTCATCAACGAACAGTTCCAGCTCTCCCGCCAGTTCTGGTCCCACCTGGTGGACAACAACCTGATCGGTTCGCCCAAGGGCTTCATCAACACTGTCCCGCACATGAGCTTCGTGATCGGCGAGGACCACAGCCGGTTCCTGAAGACCCGGTACGAGGCGCTGAAGCCGCACCCCCTGTTCCGCAGCATGGAGTACTCCGAGGACCACGCGCAGATCGCCAAGTGGGCGCCACTGATCGTCAAGGGACGCGACCCCCAGCAGCGCATCGCCGCCACCCGCGCGGCCGAGGGCACCGACGTCGACTTCGGGGCACTCACGCGCGAGCTGGTGACCTACCTTGGGCACAACGGCGTCGAAATCAACTACAACCACGACGTCACCGGGATCTCCCGCGCCTCCGACGGCGGCTGGGACCTGACGCTGAAGTACCCCAAGTCCGGGGAACACGGCAAGATCCACGCCAAGTTCGTCTTCGTCGGAGCCGGCGGCGGGGCCCTGCACCTGCTGCAGGCCTCCGGCATCCCCGAAAGCAAGGGCTATGGCGGCTTCCCCGTCTCCGGCCAGTTCTTCCGCTGCACGGACGAGGCCATCGCGGCCCAGCACAGTGCCAAGGTCTACGGCCAGGCCTCCGTGGGCGCTCCCCCCATGTCTGTTCCGCACCTGGACACCCGCTACGTCAACGGGAAGCGTTCGCTCCTGTTCGGTCCGTACGCCGGCTTCTCCACCAACTTCCTGAAGAACGGCTCCTACCTGGACCTGCCGCTGTCCATCCGGCCCGGGAACATCATCCCGATGCTGGCCGTGGCCAAGGACAACATGGACCTCACCGCGTACCTCGTCAAGGAAGTGGTCAAGCGGCACGACCAGAAGGTTGAGGCACTGCGCGAGTACTACCCCGAGGCAAAGGGCGGGGACTGGGAACTCATCACCGCCGGCCAGCGTGTACAGATCATCAAGAAAGACCCGCAAAAGGGCGGCATCCTTCAGTTCGGTACCGAGGTGATTGCCGGCCGCGACGGCTCCATCGGTGCGCTCCTGGGCGCGTCGCCCGGAGCCTCAACCGCTGTCCCCATCATGATCGAACTGCTGCAGAAGACGTTCCCCAAGAACTTCAAGGGCTGGCAGGGCAAGCTCAAGGACATGATGCCCGGCTACGGGGTGAAGCTGGATGAGAATCCGAACCTTGCCGCGGAGCTGGAACGGGCAACGGCCGCGTCCCTCCAGCTGGAGAGCGTTTCCGCCAGCCACTGA
- a CDS encoding efflux RND transporter permease subunit — translation MFRLAHLSLANRALIALITVFASVFGVITMSSLKQELIPSIEFPQITVLSSMPGASPEVVDKQVSGPLEKALNGVEGLESTSSTSRTGVSQITMVFTYGSNLDRARNQIDRAISNAKRSLPSDVQPQAIAGSISDFPIVFLAVSSDKTLSELNADLQRLSVPRLQKIDGVRSADVTGGASQHIEILPRADAMAAAGTGVTSIRDALSNNGALVPAGTLQEQGKTLSLQIGSPVDSLDAIKALPLAGARNGATIGSVADVSLKDDERTSITRTNGAETLAISVTKKPEGDTVGISHAVRDSLKGLEAELGSNARFTPVFDQAPFIEKSIKDLTTEGLLGLGFAVAIILLFLMSARSTLVTAVSIPLSLLITFIGLSATGYSLNILTLGALTIAIGRVVDDSIVVIENIKRHLSYGEEKSTAILTAIREVAGAITASTLTTVAVFLPIAFVGELAGELFRPFALTVTMALLASLLVSLTIVPVLAYWFLKNPKGAAGRAPAGSPEARRIAEEAKAKAHEAEQRSRLQRGYLPILRSTQKHPVITLVAAVLVLGATGAMTPLLATNLLGNSGQNSLTVRQVLPAGTSLADTSAAAIRLEEVLRGIDGIKDVQVTSGNAQAGFAALTSTGSSNSTFTVVTDEKANQERLQETVRSELAKVPDSGKVSVGTQQGGFGTSSTVDITLKAASSADLQAASDTMVAAMTGVPGTSEVASNLAASNPVVQVKVDRAKAVAAGLNEQQVAGVLASTISPIPAGTVRIDTNDFPVRIGQGTKFTSIDAVRNIPLPAGGRPVTLGSIASVEQVDVPVSITASNGERTAKVSITPSGSNLGAVNTEVQKRLADVQLPAGVTAAIGGATTQQAESFRQLGLALLAAIAIVYVIMVATFKSLVQPLILLVSVPFAATGAVALLLLTGVPLGLPSLIGMLMLVGIVVTNAIVLIDLINQYRQPRDGRPGMNVADAITNGARQRLRPILMTALATVFALTPMALGITGGGGFISQPLAVVVIGGLVSSTALTLILVPVLYRLVEGRREKKALLRDLQARPEMGPGADLDAEFMDWTTGQVPKVSGRRAAPGAD, via the coding sequence ATGTTCCGGCTGGCGCACCTTTCCCTGGCAAACCGGGCCCTGATCGCACTGATCACCGTGTTCGCCTCGGTCTTCGGCGTGATCACCATGTCATCGCTGAAGCAGGAACTCATCCCTTCCATTGAGTTCCCGCAGATCACGGTGCTCAGCTCCATGCCGGGCGCGTCGCCGGAAGTGGTGGACAAGCAGGTCAGCGGCCCGCTTGAGAAGGCGCTGAACGGCGTGGAGGGGCTGGAATCCACCTCCTCCACGTCACGCACCGGCGTCTCCCAGATCACCATGGTGTTCACGTACGGGTCGAACCTGGACCGGGCCAGGAACCAGATCGACCGGGCCATCTCCAATGCCAAGCGGTCCCTGCCCAGCGATGTCCAGCCGCAGGCCATTGCCGGAAGCATCAGCGACTTCCCCATCGTCTTCCTCGCCGTCTCCTCGGACAAGACGCTCAGCGAGCTGAATGCCGACCTGCAGCGCCTGAGCGTTCCCCGGCTGCAGAAGATCGACGGCGTCCGCAGCGCCGATGTCACCGGCGGCGCATCCCAGCACATCGAGATCCTTCCCAGGGCCGACGCCATGGCAGCGGCGGGTACAGGTGTCACCTCCATCCGGGACGCGCTGTCCAATAACGGCGCGCTGGTCCCCGCCGGGACGCTCCAGGAGCAGGGCAAGACGCTGTCGCTTCAGATTGGCAGCCCGGTGGACTCCCTGGACGCCATCAAGGCACTCCCGCTGGCAGGTGCCAGGAATGGGGCAACAATCGGCTCCGTTGCCGATGTTTCCCTCAAGGATGACGAACGCACCTCCATCACCCGCACCAACGGCGCCGAAACCCTTGCCATCTCCGTGACCAAGAAACCCGAGGGCGACACGGTGGGCATCTCCCATGCGGTGCGGGACTCGCTGAAGGGCCTGGAGGCGGAACTGGGCTCCAACGCCAGGTTCACGCCGGTCTTCGACCAGGCACCCTTCATCGAAAAGTCCATCAAGGACCTCACCACGGAAGGCCTGCTGGGACTGGGCTTCGCCGTCGCCATCATCCTGCTCTTCCTGATGTCCGCCCGCTCCACGCTGGTCACAGCGGTGTCCATTCCGCTGTCCCTGCTGATCACGTTCATCGGCCTGTCGGCCACCGGCTACTCGCTGAACATCCTGACGCTCGGCGCGCTCACCATCGCGATCGGGCGCGTGGTGGACGACTCCATCGTTGTCATCGAAAACATCAAGCGGCACCTCAGCTACGGTGAGGAAAAGTCGACGGCGATCCTCACCGCCATCAGGGAGGTGGCCGGCGCCATCACCGCCTCCACCCTGACCACGGTGGCGGTGTTCCTGCCCATCGCCTTCGTCGGCGAACTGGCCGGCGAACTCTTCCGGCCATTCGCTTTGACCGTGACCATGGCACTGCTGGCGTCGCTGCTGGTGTCGCTGACCATCGTCCCCGTGCTCGCCTACTGGTTCCTAAAAAACCCCAAGGGCGCGGCGGGCAGGGCGCCCGCCGGCTCCCCCGAGGCCCGGCGGATCGCCGAGGAGGCGAAAGCGAAGGCCCACGAAGCCGAACAGCGAAGCCGCCTGCAGCGCGGCTACCTGCCCATCCTCCGGTCCACGCAGAAGCACCCCGTCATCACCCTGGTTGCCGCGGTCCTGGTGCTCGGTGCCACCGGTGCCATGACACCACTGCTTGCCACGAACCTCCTGGGAAACTCGGGACAGAACAGCCTGACCGTACGGCAGGTGCTGCCGGCCGGGACCAGCCTGGCCGACACCAGCGCCGCCGCCATCCGCCTCGAAGAGGTGCTGCGGGGCATTGACGGCATCAAGGACGTCCAGGTGACCTCCGGCAACGCCCAGGCCGGCTTCGCCGCGCTCACCTCCACCGGATCCTCCAACTCCACCTTCACAGTGGTGACAGACGAAAAGGCCAACCAGGAGCGCCTCCAGGAGACAGTTCGCTCAGAGCTTGCGAAGGTGCCCGACTCGGGCAAGGTATCGGTGGGCACCCAGCAGGGCGGCTTCGGCACGTCATCCACCGTGGACATCACGCTGAAGGCTGCCAGCAGCGCCGACCTGCAGGCCGCCAGCGACACCATGGTCGCGGCCATGACGGGCGTGCCCGGCACCAGCGAAGTTGCCAGCAACCTGGCCGCCAGCAACCCTGTGGTGCAGGTCAAGGTGGACAGGGCCAAAGCCGTCGCCGCCGGCCTGAACGAGCAACAGGTGGCCGGGGTCCTGGCATCGACCATCAGCCCCATCCCTGCGGGCACGGTCCGGATCGATACCAACGATTTTCCCGTCCGCATCGGCCAGGGCACCAAGTTCACCAGCATCGACGCCGTCCGGAACATCCCGCTGCCCGCAGGCGGCCGGCCTGTAACGCTGGGAAGCATCGCGTCCGTGGAGCAGGTGGACGTCCCCGTCTCCATCACCGCCAGCAATGGCGAGCGGACCGCCAAGGTGTCCATCACGCCGTCGGGCTCCAACCTGGGCGCGGTGAACACGGAAGTCCAGAAGCGCCTGGCGGACGTCCAGCTGCCCGCCGGCGTCACCGCGGCGATCGGCGGCGCCACCACCCAGCAGGCAGAATCGTTCCGGCAGCTGGGCCTGGCCCTGCTGGCAGCCATCGCCATTGTCTACGTGATCATGGTGGCCACCTTCAAGTCGCTCGTCCAGCCGCTGATCCTGCTGGTCTCGGTTCCGTTCGCTGCGACCGGCGCTGTGGCCCTGCTGCTGCTCACCGGAGTGCCCCTGGGCCTGCCGTCGCTCATCGGCATGCTGATGCTGGTGGGCATCGTGGTTACCAACGCCATCGTGCTGATCGACCTGATCAACCAGTACCGGCAGCCGCGCGACGGCAGGCCCGGCATGAACGTGGCGGACGCCATCACCAACGGCGCACGCCAGCGCCTCCGCCCCATCCTGATGACGGCCCTTGCCACGGTCTTCGCCCTGACGCCGATGGCCCTGGGCATCACGGGCGGCGGCGGGTTCATCTCGCAGCCGCTGGCCGTGGTGGTGATCGGCGGGCTGGTGTCCTCCACCGCACTGACCCTGATCCTGGTCCCGGTGCTGTACCGGCTGGTGGAGGGACGGCGCGAGAAAAAGGCACTCCTGCGCGACCTGCAGGCCCGCCCCGAAATGGGACCGGGTGCCGACCTCGACGCCGAATTCATGGACTGGACCACCGGCCAGGTCCCCAAGGTCAGCGGCCGGCGCGCCGCTCCCGGCGCAGACTAA
- a CDS encoding LLM class flavin-dependent oxidoreductase yields the protein MQIGVFSVSDITTDPTTGRTPTEHERIKASVAIAKKVEEIGMDVYALGEHHNRPFFSSSPTTTLAYIAAQTERIILSTATTLITTNDPVKIAEDFAMLQHLSDGRVDLVLGRGNTAPVYPWFGKNIQDGVELAIENYSLLRKLWDEDTVNWSGKFRTPLQNFTSTPRPLDGVAPFVWHGSIRTPQIAEVAAYFGDGFFANNIFWPKEHYQQLIGLYRERYEHYGHGKADQAIVGLGGQFFMRKNSQEAVNEFRPYFDNAPVYGHGPSLEDFTSQTPLTVGSPQEVIEKTLTFREHFGDYQRQLFLIDHAGLPLKTVLEQLDLFGEEVLPVLRKEYAALKPAHVPEPPTHAGRVAALLASQDADKATAEA from the coding sequence ATGCAGATCGGTGTTTTCAGCGTCAGCGACATCACCACGGACCCCACCACGGGCCGCACCCCCACCGAGCACGAACGCATCAAGGCCTCGGTGGCCATCGCCAAAAAGGTCGAGGAAATCGGCATGGATGTCTACGCCCTGGGCGAGCACCACAACCGGCCCTTCTTCTCCTCCTCACCCACCACCACCCTCGCGTACATTGCAGCCCAGACCGAACGGATCATCCTCTCCACGGCCACCACGCTGATCACCACCAATGACCCGGTGAAGATCGCCGAGGACTTCGCCATGCTCCAGCACCTGTCCGACGGGCGCGTGGACCTGGTCCTGGGCCGCGGCAACACCGCCCCGGTGTACCCGTGGTTCGGCAAGAACATCCAGGACGGCGTGGAGCTGGCCATCGAGAACTACAGCCTCCTGCGCAAGCTGTGGGACGAGGACACCGTCAACTGGTCCGGCAAGTTCCGCACCCCGCTGCAGAACTTCACCTCCACGCCCCGGCCGCTCGACGGCGTGGCCCCCTTCGTGTGGCACGGCTCCATCCGTACCCCGCAGATCGCGGAGGTGGCCGCGTACTTCGGCGACGGCTTCTTCGCCAACAACATCTTCTGGCCCAAGGAGCACTACCAGCAGCTGATCGGCCTCTACCGCGAGCGGTACGAGCACTATGGACACGGCAAGGCGGACCAGGCGATCGTCGGGCTCGGCGGCCAGTTCTTCATGCGGAAGAACTCCCAGGAGGCGGTAAACGAATTCCGCCCATACTTCGACAACGCCCCCGTGTACGGCCACGGACCGTCCCTGGAGGACTTCACCTCCCAGACCCCGCTGACCGTGGGCAGCCCGCAGGAAGTCATCGAGAAGACCCTGACCTTCCGCGAGCACTTCGGCGACTACCAGCGCCAGCTGTTCCTGATCGACCATGCCGGCCTGCCGCTGAAGACCGTCCTGGAGCAGCTGGACCTGTTCGGCGAGGAAGTCCTGCCCGTGCTCCGCAAGGAGTACGCGGCCCTCAAGCCAGCGCACGTTCCCGAGCCGCCCACCCACGCCGGCCGTGTCGCCGCCCTGCTGGCATCGCAGGACGCCGACAAAGCCACCGCGGAGGCGTGA
- a CDS encoding MarR family transcriptional regulator, translating to MAAGGTESPVRLAAETWESLFRAQVAVMRKLQSGRAFRKLAVNEYDVLFTLSRCPSGWLRLNELNDNVLLSQSSLSRLVERLEKRGLVARMPAPEDGRGILLKLTDEGRELQKEIGREHVRDISALVGPALTAAEQKELKRLTDKLRSSLGPLPR from the coding sequence ATGGCTGCGGGAGGAACGGAATCTCCGGTGCGGCTGGCAGCCGAAACCTGGGAGTCCCTGTTCCGCGCCCAGGTAGCGGTGATGCGCAAGCTGCAGTCCGGGCGGGCCTTCCGGAAGCTGGCGGTCAACGAATACGACGTCCTGTTCACGCTCTCCCGGTGCCCGTCCGGCTGGCTGCGGCTCAACGAGCTCAACGACAACGTGCTGTTGAGCCAGTCCAGCCTGAGCAGGCTGGTGGAGCGGCTCGAAAAGCGGGGGCTTGTGGCCAGAATGCCGGCCCCCGAGGACGGCCGCGGCATCCTGCTGAAGCTGACCGACGAGGGGCGGGAGCTGCAGAAGGAAATCGGCCGCGAGCACGTCCGGGACATTTCCGCGCTGGTGGGTCCCGCCCTGACGGCCGCGGAGCAGAAGGAACTGAAGCGGCTCACGGACAAGCTGCGAAGTTCGCTGGGTCCCCTTCCGCGGTAG
- a CDS encoding transglutaminase family protein gives MERSVSARLAFRTIANTKVAMAIAVARNSGYSSFTESLSVTAGGAEVPLTEVSDHHGGRFHYMEFAQPTDVSVDYFATVTGRAVPEDATLAERIRYVRPSRYAESDRLLPTAYAEFEGVQGADLVRAVRDWVNGELRYISGSSRGTDGAVETLLSRRGVCRDFAHLAIALLRSKDIPARLAAVYAPGLSPMDFHAVAEAYVEGAWHVIDPTGLAPRESMLRITAGRDSSDTAFLSTVGGSLVLNQLRVTAVVDGDLPGEDPSRLVALG, from the coding sequence ATGGAACGCTCTGTTTCCGCACGCCTGGCCTTCAGGACCATCGCCAACACCAAGGTGGCCATGGCCATCGCTGTAGCACGGAACAGCGGCTACTCATCCTTCACGGAGTCCCTCTCCGTCACTGCCGGCGGGGCCGAGGTTCCACTCACGGAAGTTTCCGACCACCACGGCGGCCGGTTCCACTACATGGAGTTTGCCCAACCCACCGACGTCAGCGTGGACTATTTTGCCACGGTGACGGGCCGCGCCGTTCCGGAAGACGCCACCCTGGCCGAGCGGATCCGCTATGTCCGTCCCAGCCGGTATGCCGAGTCGGACCGGCTGCTGCCCACGGCCTATGCCGAGTTCGAAGGGGTCCAGGGAGCGGACCTGGTGCGCGCCGTCCGCGACTGGGTCAACGGTGAACTGCGGTACATCAGCGGCTCCTCCCGCGGCACGGACGGTGCCGTGGAGACCCTCCTCAGCAGGCGCGGCGTGTGCCGGGACTTTGCGCACCTGGCCATCGCGCTGCTCCGCTCCAAGGACATCCCGGCCCGGCTGGCGGCCGTCTACGCACCGGGCCTGAGCCCGATGGATTTCCACGCCGTGGCGGAAGCCTACGTGGAGGGGGCCTGGCACGTCATCGACCCCACGGGGCTCGCGCCGCGGGAGTCGATGCTGCGCATTACCGCCGGCCGCGACTCATCAGACACGGCGTTCCTTTCCACGGTGGGTGGAAGCCTGGTGTTGAACCAGCTGCGCGTCACGGCCGTGGTTGACGGGGACCTGCCCGGCGAGGATCCCTCCCGGCTGGTGGCGCTCGGCTGA
- a CDS encoding DUF1684 domain-containing protein, whose amino-acid sequence MAEEQHGAAEDNPADISALDIADWRLRTFALYDTVRRLSVESPSEAHSYWRHQRDMMFATHPASALTAAGKARFSGLKTADYDPIYRFHVPLTKEGAGREMSVDTGTDGVVHFVRLGTFDLPEMGQLAVWKLHGYGGGIFVPFRDATAGQPGGTYGAGRYLIDTIKGAFHGVAGTGPGAMFVLDFNFAYNPSCAYNEAWACPLPGPSNRLAVEIPVGELY is encoded by the coding sequence ATGGCGGAAGAGCAGCACGGCGCAGCCGAAGACAACCCGGCGGACATCTCCGCCCTGGATATCGCCGACTGGCGGCTGAGGACCTTTGCGCTCTACGACACCGTCCGCCGGCTCTCGGTTGAAAGCCCGTCCGAGGCACACTCGTACTGGCGCCACCAGCGTGACATGATGTTCGCCACCCACCCGGCTTCTGCGCTGACCGCCGCGGGCAAGGCGCGCTTCTCCGGGCTGAAGACCGCCGACTACGATCCCATCTACCGGTTCCACGTGCCCTTGACCAAAGAGGGTGCCGGCCGCGAGATGAGCGTCGACACCGGGACCGACGGCGTGGTGCACTTTGTCCGGCTGGGCACCTTCGATTTGCCCGAAATGGGCCAGCTCGCGGTGTGGAAGCTCCACGGGTACGGCGGCGGGATCTTCGTTCCGTTCCGCGATGCCACGGCAGGCCAGCCCGGCGGCACCTACGGGGCGGGTCGCTACCTGATCGACACCATCAAGGGCGCCTTCCACGGCGTAGCCGGCACCGGCCCGGGCGCCATGTTCGTCCTGGATTTCAATTTCGCCTACAACCCCTCCTGCGCCTACAACGAGGCCTGGGCCTGCCCGCTGCCCGGGCCCTCCAACCGGCTGGCAGTGGAAATTCCCGTGGGCGAGCTGTACTGA
- a CDS encoding GtrA family protein produces MRQGLSAPAVPETSTRRLPATRHYRGVLRYPVIRQLLRFSGVGVICTAASLCLYALLRPWLGAQLANAVALVLTSLLNTALNRRLTFKIAGQQRRTRDHLNGLVVIAVALVITGSSLGVLHWFNPEATVADELLATTLSGFLATAVRFSMLRHWIFRRARHR; encoded by the coding sequence ATGAGGCAGGGACTGTCCGCACCAGCAGTACCGGAGACCAGCACCCGGCGCCTGCCTGCCACCAGGCATTACCGGGGAGTCCTGCGCTATCCGGTCATCCGGCAGTTGCTCCGCTTCTCCGGTGTCGGCGTCATCTGCACCGCTGCATCACTGTGCCTCTACGCGCTGCTGCGGCCATGGCTTGGCGCCCAGCTGGCCAACGCGGTGGCGCTGGTCCTCACGTCGCTCTTGAACACTGCCTTGAACCGCCGGCTGACGTTCAAGATCGCAGGCCAGCAGCGCCGCACCCGTGACCACCTCAACGGCCTGGTGGTGATCGCCGTGGCCCTGGTGATCACCGGCAGCAGCCTGGGTGTGCTGCACTGGTTCAATCCGGAGGCCACCGTGGCGGACGAACTGCTGGCCACCACGTTGTCCGGCTTCCTGGCCACGGCGGTGCGCTTCAGCATGCTGCGGCACTGGATTTTCCGCCGCGCGCGGCACCGCTGA